The Tachyglossus aculeatus isolate mTacAcu1 chromosome 22, mTacAcu1.pri, whole genome shotgun sequence genome window below encodes:
- the KCNJ11 gene encoding ATP-sensitive inward rectifier potassium channel 11, whose protein sequence is MLSRKGIIPEEYVLTRLAEDPTEPRYRARERRARFVAKNGNCNVAHKNIREQGRFLQDVFTTLVDLKWHHTLLIFTMSFLCSWLLFGMVWWLVAFAHGDLDHHSLAAGGPGPGPGEAGGNGGFVPCVTSIHSFTSAFLFSIEVQVTIGFGGRMVTEECPLAILVLIVQNIVGLMVNAIMLGCIFMKTAQAHRRAETLIFSKHAVIAVRHGRLCFMLRVGDLRKSMIISATIHMQVVRKTTSPEGEVVPLHQVDIPMENGVGGNSIFLVAPLIIYHVIDSSSPLYDLAPGNLHHHEDLEVIVILEGVVETTGITTQARTSYLADEILWGQRFVPIVAEEDGRYSVDYSKFGNTVKVPTPTCTARQLEENRSLLDALPLTSPKNQLRKRSVAGARAKPRFSIAPDSS, encoded by the coding sequence ATGCTGTCCCGCAAGGGCATCATCCCAGAGGAGTATGTGCTGACGCGGTTGGCCGAAGACCCCACCGAACCCCGCTACCGCGCCCGGGAACGGCGGGCCCGCTTCGTGGCCAAGAATGGCAACTGTAACGTGGCCCACAAGAACATCCGGGAGCAGGGCCGCTTCCTCCAGGACGTCTTCACCACGCTGGTGGACCTCAAGTGGCACCACACGCTGCTCATCTTCACCATGTCCTTCCTGTGCAGCTGGCTGCTCTTCGGCATGGTCTGGTGGCTGGTGGCCTTCGCCCACGGCGACCTGGACCACCACAGCCTGGCGGccggcgggcccgggcccgggcccggagaGGCCGGCGGTAACGGGGGCTTCGTGCCCTGCGTGACCAGCATCCACTCCTTCACCTCggccttcctcttctccatcgaGGTCCAGGTGACCATCGGGTTCGGCGGCCGCATGGTGACCGAAGAGTGCCCGCTGGCCATCCTGGTCCTCATCGTGCAGAACATCGTGGGGCTGATGGTCAACGCCATCATGCTGGGCTGCATCTTCATGAAGACGGCCCAGGCCCACAGGCGGGCCGAGACCCTCATCTTCAGCAAGCACGCGGTCATCGCCGTGCGCCACGGCCGCCTCTGCTTCATGCTGCGGGTGGGCGACCTGCGCAAGAGCATGATCATCAGCGCCACCATCCACATGCAGGTGGTCCGCAAGACCACCAGCCCCGAGGGCGAGGTGGTCCCCCTGCACCAGGTGGACATCCCCATGGAGAACGGCGTGGGCGGCAACAGCATCTTCCTGGTGGCACCCCTCATCATCTACCACGTCATCGACAGCAGCAGCCCCCTCTACGACCTGGCGCCGGGCAACCTGCACCACCACGAGGACCTGGAGGTGATCGTCATCCTCGAGGGCGTGGTGGAGACCACGGGCATCACCACCCAGGCCCGTACCTCCTACCTGGCCGACGAGATCCTTTGGGGCCAGCGCTTCGTGCCCATCGTGGCCGAGGAGGACGGGCGCTACTCGGTCGACTACTCCAAGTTCGGCAACACGGTGAAGGTGCCCACGCCCACCTGCACCGCCCGCCAGCTGGAGGAGAACCGCAGCCTGCTGGACgccctgcccctcacctcccccaagaACCAGCTCAGGAAAAGGAGCGTGGCCGGGGCCAGGGCTAAGCCCCGGTTCAGCATCGCTCCGGATTCATCCTGA